Genomic window (Chloroflexota bacterium):
TTGCACACCGCTAGTTGAAGCGGTAGGATGCCCATGACCTCGGCGCCATTGCCTGCTGTTGCAGGTACATTGTGTGTGCCGACGCTTGCTGAATGTATGATTGATGATCGGAATGTCGGAAAGTACCCCGTGAGCGTGGCGTCCACCCTCACCGAAGTGTCTGAGCACCGGCTCCGGGCCTTTGAGGCCGCAGGTCTGCTGGAGCCTCAGCGCACCCAGGGAGGTACGCGCCTCTACTCCGACGCTGACCTCGACCTCATTCGCACCATCGCAGAGCTCTCCGACAAGGGCATCAACTACGCTGGTATCCGCGAGGTGCTGGAGATCACGCTGACCGGCGAAGACGAGGACAGTGAGGAGTAGCCGAAGGCACTCGCATCGGTTTCACCAGGGCAACAAGAGAGGCGCGACAAACTTTGTCGCGCCTCTCTCCATTTGGCCTGTAGTCTCGTGCTGGCTGGCCTACATGTCCATCCGCTTCTCACCGGACAGGTACGCATCCGG
Coding sequences:
- a CDS encoding MerR family transcriptional regulator → MIDDRNVGKYPVSVASTLTEVSEHRLRAFEAAGLLEPQRTQGGTRLYSDADLDLIRTIAELSDKGINYAGIREVLEITLTGEDEDSEE